The following are encoded in a window of Urocitellus parryii isolate mUroPar1 chromosome 7, mUroPar1.hap1, whole genome shotgun sequence genomic DNA:
- the Ubald2 gene encoding UBA-like domain-containing protein 2 → MSVNMEELRHQVMINQFVLAAGCAADQAKQLLQAAHWQFETALSTFFQETNIPNSHHHPQMMCTPSNTPATPPNFPDALAMFSKLRASEGLQSNNSPMTAVACSPPANFSPFWASSPPSHQAHWIPPSSPTSFHHLHCPQPTWPPGAQQGGAQQKAMAAMDGQR, encoded by the exons ATGTCGGTGAACATGGAAGAGCTGCGGCACCAGGTCATGATCAACCAGTTCGTGCTGGCCGCGGGCTGCGCGGCCGACCAGGCGAAGCAGCTGCTGCAGGCGGCCCACTGGCAGTTCGAG ACCGCCCTGAGCACGTTTTTCCAAGAGACCAACATTCCCAACAGCCACCATCACCCCCAGATG ATGTGTACTCCCAGCAACACACCTGCCACACCGCCCAACTTCCCCGATGCGCTGGCCATGTTCTCCAAGCTCCGTGCCTCCGAGGGCCTGCAGAGCAACAACAGCCCCATGACTGCGGTGGCCTGCTCACCCCCTGCAAACTTCAGTCCTTTCtgggcctcctcccctcccagccaCCAGGCTCACTGGATCCCGCCCTCCTCCCCAACCTCTTTCCACCACCTCCACTGCCCACAGCCCACTTGGCCCCCTGGAGCACAGCAGGGGGGCGCCCAGCAGAAAGCCATGGCAGCGATGGATGGCCAGAGATGA